A genomic window from Deltaproteobacteria bacterium includes:
- a CDS encoding addiction module protein — MAMSDRDLAEILKLPSEERLRLVELLWESLRTTPNELPLSVAHRAALDAELADHQLDPTNVLTLEEVLSGIRKPQ, encoded by the coding sequence TTGGCAATGAGTGACAGGGACCTTGCTGAGATACTTAAACTTCCGTCTGAGGAACGGCTTCGGCTCGTGGAGTTACTTTGGGAGAGTCTGCGAACCACGCCCAATGAGTTACCCTTGAGCGTGGCCCATCGCGCCGCGCTCGATGCGGAGCTTGCCGACCATCAGCTCGACCCGACCAATGTCCTGACCTTAGAAGAAGTGCTTTCCGGAATTCGCAAACCTCAATGA
- a CDS encoding type II toxin-antitoxin system RelE/ParE family toxin has product MEEFREMFACVHGEVRRAIVSRFPFAVFYLVEPSRVVILRVLHTSRDPRLWPQPKFKPRAIDNS; this is encoded by the coding sequence ATCGAAGAATTCCGGGAAATGTTTGCCTGCGTGCATGGCGAGGTTCGCCGCGCCATTGTCAGCCGATTCCCGTTCGCGGTATTCTATTTGGTAGAACCATCCCGGGTTGTGATTCTACGAGTGCTCCATACCTCGCGCGATCCTCGACTCTGGCCTCAGCCGAAATTCAAGCCCAGAGCCATCGATAATTCGTAA
- a CDS encoding cupin domain-containing protein: MLNLYGMEGVTGMYVGEIPAGGALKEEKHFYEEVIVILEGNGATEVWQDGGTKQMFEWGPWSLFAPPLNSNHRLINGGRTPVKYLAVTNAPLVMDIVHNEEFIFNCPYNFSDRYTAADGYFNQGLKRYEDGMQHIWETNFISDIQTASVDKREVKGAGVGITQFEIAGNSLIGHLATWPAARYHKAHYHGAGAILLGLQSSGYVLLWSKELGTHPFEAGRAEDVVEVKWKAGSVYCPGGGWFHQHFNTGADPARHLALRYGSRIHPIGFKIADKRSEDGVYIDIKQGGTLIEYADEDLYVRKHYEDECAKRGVTSAMPKI, from the coding sequence TTGCTCAATCTCTACGGCATGGAAGGCGTCACCGGCATGTACGTCGGCGAGATTCCCGCCGGCGGCGCGTTGAAGGAGGAAAAACATTTTTACGAAGAAGTGATCGTCATCCTCGAAGGCAACGGCGCCACCGAAGTCTGGCAGGACGGCGGCACCAAGCAGATGTTCGAATGGGGGCCGTGGAGTTTGTTCGCGCCGCCGCTCAATAGCAATCACCGCCTGATCAACGGCGGCCGCACGCCGGTGAAATATTTGGCCGTCACTAACGCGCCCTTGGTGATGGACATCGTGCATAACGAAGAATTTATTTTTAACTGCCCATACAATTTTTCCGACCGATACACAGCCGCCGACGGTTATTTCAATCAAGGCCTGAAACGCTACGAAGACGGCATGCAGCACATCTGGGAGACCAATTTTATCAGCGACATTCAAACCGCCAGCGTCGACAAGCGCGAAGTCAAAGGCGCCGGCGTCGGCATCACCCAGTTTGAAATCGCCGGCAACAGTTTAATCGGCCATCTCGCCACCTGGCCGGCGGCGCGCTACCACAAGGCGCACTATCACGGCGCCGGCGCGATTCTCCTCGGCCTGCAATCCTCGGGTTACGTCTTGTTGTGGTCGAAAGAGTTGGGCACGCATCCATTCGAAGCCGGCCGCGCCGAAGACGTCGTCGAGGTCAAATGGAAAGCCGGCAGCGTCTACTGCCCCGGCGGCGGCTGGTTCCATCAACACTTCAACACCGGCGCCGATCCGGCGCGCCACCTAGCGCTACGCTACGGCAGCCGCATCCATCCCATCGGTTTCAAAATCGCCGACAAACGCAGCGAAGACGGCGTCTACATCGACATCAAACAAGGCGGCACGCTGATCGAGTACGCCGACGAAGATCTGTATGTGCGCAAACACTACGAGGACGAGTGCGCCAAGCGCGGCGTCACGTCGGCGATGCCGAAGATCTGA
- a CDS encoding TIGR03619 family F420-dependent LLM class oxidoreductase, whose protein sequence is MSSALKFGLLLPHFGEHASVANCLDGARRAEALGIDSVWVRDHLVFTPHPGEGSSDNSHIESLLLLAAVAAATRKIQLGTAMTICHRHAIHLAQSVAGLSAISDGRVILGLGLGGFPHEFAAAGRPSTLTERAKLAEINIDICRKLWAGETLTHKSEYFAFENVALKPTPVKPVPLFIGGSTPAACRRAVAAGDGWMPARINLPTFAKRVEYLRALCQQAQKPMVQTAVMPFTTVGKNRDDALRGIDVKNLIDDAYNFSMWVKPPSGKFETLEDIRGVILAGSPADIVRECRAYQQAGADHIVFDLRLRFTDWFEQIDLLGTEVLPALCG, encoded by the coding sequence ATGAGTAGCGCTTTGAAATTCGGCTTGTTGCTGCCCCATTTTGGCGAGCATGCTTCGGTGGCGAACTGTCTCGATGGCGCGCGCCGCGCCGAAGCTTTGGGCATCGACAGCGTCTGGGTGCGCGATCATTTGGTTTTCACGCCCCATCCGGGCGAGGGGAGCAGCGATAATTCTCACATCGAAAGTCTCTTGCTGCTCGCGGCGGTGGCGGCGGCGACGCGCAAGATACAATTGGGCACGGCAATGACGATTTGCCATCGCCATGCGATCCATCTGGCGCAATCAGTGGCTGGGCTCAGTGCGATTTCCGATGGCCGCGTCATCCTCGGTCTTGGCCTCGGAGGTTTTCCCCATGAGTTCGCTGCGGCCGGTCGGCCGAGCACGTTGACGGAGCGGGCGAAGCTCGCCGAGATCAATATCGATATTTGCCGTAAATTGTGGGCAGGCGAAACGCTGACGCACAAGAGCGAATACTTCGCCTTTGAAAACGTTGCGCTCAAGCCGACGCCGGTGAAACCAGTGCCGCTATTCATCGGCGGCAGTACACCGGCGGCTTGCCGGCGCGCCGTGGCAGCTGGCGATGGCTGGATGCCGGCGCGGATCAATTTGCCGACCTTCGCAAAGCGCGTCGAATACTTGCGCGCTCTGTGTCAGCAAGCTCAGAAACCGATGGTGCAGACTGCCGTGATGCCCTTTACCACGGTTGGCAAAAATCGGGACGATGCACTGCGCGGTATCGACGTAAAAAATTTGATCGACGATGCCTATAATTTTTCCATGTGGGTAAAACCGCCGTCGGGCAAGTTCGAAACTCTGGAAGACATCCGCGGCGTGATCCTCGCCGGCTCGCCGGCCGACATCGTGCGCGAATGCCGCGCCTACCAACAAGCCGGCGCCGATCACATCGTCTTCGACCTCCGATTACGCTTCACGGATTGGTTTGAACAGATCGATTTATTAGGCACAGAAGTGTTGCCGGCGCTATGCGGCTGA
- a CDS encoding methyltransferase domain-containing protein: MSETLTLAQLIAELLKKLRIERAHFAACMPRDWQGLVATHPELVASLSLICPMGIDVAALKHNHIPILCVAGDGGRPGKETARELSQLSQAQSLVLKNYFSPPWADPIQDRRDEIGKALIDFIAPVATGTFSGNDRSGEIGEVTYTMRGSGAPLVLMPLALSPSQWQPLLESLSEKICTITLGGAHLGMVAHLESRAQSEYMRVIDQLLNELSLAPGQSLLEVGCGPGAIVRHFAKRTQGSNRIVGADVNRYLLREAAALAKRDGLDRFIEFQEGDGEKLPFADNAFDVTISCTVMEEGDADRMLGQFVRVTKSGGKVGSVVRSTDLPRWVNLPLPVELKQKIDSPGFFGGNVNDGGCADASLYRRMNRAGLVNVTMLPQWANHKDGERLHYMQERIESLLSGSELNEWRGAVAAAKADRTFFIGEPFHCALGLKP, from the coding sequence ATGTCGGAAACTCTGACGCTGGCCCAACTCATCGCCGAATTGCTAAAAAAGTTGCGCATCGAGCGCGCCCACTTCGCCGCCTGCATGCCGCGGGACTGGCAAGGGCTGGTGGCGACTCACCCGGAGTTGGTTGCATCGCTGAGTTTGATCTGCCCCATGGGAATCGATGTCGCGGCGCTAAAACACAATCACATACCGATCCTCTGCGTTGCCGGCGACGGCGGCCGGCCGGGAAAAGAAACCGCCCGCGAGTTGAGCCAGCTCAGCCAAGCGCAGTCGTTAGTGCTGAAAAATTATTTCAGCCCACCTTGGGCTGATCCGATTCAAGACCGGCGCGACGAGATCGGCAAAGCGTTGATCGACTTCATTGCTCCGGTTGCGACGGGAACGTTCAGCGGCAACGATCGCAGCGGCGAGATTGGCGAAGTCACTTACACCATGCGCGGTAGCGGCGCGCCGCTCGTGCTCATGCCCTTGGCGCTGTCGCCATCGCAATGGCAGCCGCTGCTTGAATCCCTCAGCGAAAAGATTTGCACCATCACGCTCGGCGGCGCTCACCTTGGCATGGTCGCCCACTTGGAAAGCCGCGCCCAGTCGGAGTACATGCGGGTCATCGATCAACTGCTGAACGAGCTGAGCTTGGCGCCGGGACAAAGCCTGCTCGAAGTCGGCTGCGGTCCTGGCGCAATCGTGCGGCACTTCGCCAAGCGCACTCAGGGAAGCAACCGTATCGTCGGCGCGGACGTGAATCGCTATCTCCTACGTGAAGCGGCGGCGTTGGCCAAACGCGACGGTCTCGATCGTTTCATCGAATTCCAAGAAGGCGATGGCGAGAAACTGCCGTTTGCCGATAACGCTTTCGACGTGACGATTTCCTGCACGGTGATGGAAGAAGGCGACGCCGACCGCATGCTTGGGCAATTCGTCCGTGTAACGAAATCCGGCGGCAAAGTCGGCTCAGTCGTGCGCTCGACCGATCTACCCCGTTGGGTCAATCTGCCGCTGCCGGTTGAATTGAAACAGAAAATAGATTCGCCAGGATTTTTCGGCGGCAACGTCAACGACGGCGGCTGCGCCGACGCGAGCCTTTACCGCCGCATGAATCGCGCCGGCTTGGTCAACGTTACCATGCTGCCCCAATGGGCCAACCACAAGGACGGCGAGAGATTGCATTATATGCAAGAGCGCATCGAGTCGTTACTGAGCGGCAGCGAACTGAATGAATGGCGCGGTGCGGTGGCAGCCGCGAAGGCGGACCGCACGTTCTTTATTGGCGAGCCGTTTCACTGCGCACTAGGGTTGAAACCGTAA
- a CDS encoding ABC transporter substrate-binding protein encodes MTRGFGRKVVQFFKQTVIGILAVLLTNIAGPAIDARAQNIPVNFGVTFRNARLAPLWIAEELGYFKKEGLDVKQVNISGGTQGAQMMVSGGVDVSYDDPISCIVATAGGVPVVDIYAGSPALAFLIVGGPGVKTIADVKGKRVGSSGLGLSASRLALLVGFRRFGLDADKEHITIVAAGQEPERIAGLSAGAISATVISPEYRTKLEQLGFNMLADLRTLNIPWETASVITTVKNMQTKRDMMERVVRALLQANAYILTPANRGRVVEIMTKQLALGTQQEAGAVYDDLIKFYVLKKPYPSRDGFANIIAEVAKSVPKAAGLKYEDVVDSSIVEKFDKSGFIDSLYK; translated from the coding sequence ATCACTCGGGGCTTCGGGAGGAAAGTTGTGCAATTCTTCAAACAGACTGTAATCGGCATATTGGCGGTTCTTCTTACCAACATTGCTGGGCCGGCAATCGATGCAAGGGCGCAAAACATTCCAGTCAACTTCGGCGTCACTTTTCGCAACGCTCGGCTTGCGCCGTTGTGGATCGCCGAAGAGCTTGGCTACTTCAAAAAGGAAGGTCTCGACGTCAAGCAGGTCAACATTAGCGGCGGCACTCAAGGGGCGCAGATGATGGTCAGCGGCGGTGTCGACGTTTCCTACGACGATCCGATCTCCTGCATCGTCGCCACCGCCGGCGGCGTGCCGGTGGTCGACATCTACGCCGGCTCGCCGGCGTTGGCATTTCTGATCGTCGGCGGACCGGGCGTGAAAACCATCGCCGACGTGAAGGGCAAACGGGTCGGCTCGTCGGGCTTGGGCCTGTCGGCGTCGCGCCTGGCGCTGTTGGTCGGCTTTCGCCGTTTCGGCCTCGACGCCGACAAGGAACACATCACGATTGTCGCCGCCGGCCAGGAACCCGAGCGCATCGCGGGACTCAGCGCTGGGGCGATTTCCGCCACGGTGATCTCGCCGGAATACCGCACCAAGCTCGAACAGCTCGGCTTCAACATGCTAGCCGATCTGCGCACATTGAACATTCCCTGGGAGACCGCGTCGGTGATCACCACGGTGAAAAACATGCAGACCAAGCGCGACATGATGGAACGCGTGGTGCGCGCGTTGTTGCAGGCTAACGCCTATATTTTGACGCCCGCCAATCGCGGCCGTGTGGTCGAGATTATGACCAAGCAGTTGGCTTTAGGCACGCAGCAGGAAGCCGGCGCGGTGTACGACGACTTGATCAAGTTTTACGTTTTGAAAAAGCCCTACCCGAGCCGCGACGGGTTCGCCAACATCATCGCCGAAGTCGCCAAGTCGGTGCCCAAAGCGGCGGGATTGAAATACGAAGACGTGGTCGACTCAAGCATCGTTGAAAAATTCGACAAGAGCGGCTTCATCGATTCGTTGTATAAATAG